CGATCATCGCGCGTTCTCACCGCGGTTCTCAGGCGAACGAAAAATCAAGCTAATTCAACGCAATTCCGTGTCGACACTTTGCAATTTTCTCTGCACGAACTCCGACGAATTCCaatggaacgacgtcgtcgcttgtcGCGAGGCGAAGAGATCCGCCTCGTCGGCATTAATCTCGCTGCTCATCACCAACGGAGGCACATATAGAGCAACCTATTCATAACTTTCTCTCTTAGATTCACACTTTAGATGCCGTGGCTTTGACTTGCGTCAATCATCCCGGAATGCTTCGGTTTCTACAAACCACGCTAGCATCGTCCCTCGATAGGGAACTGATGAAATGGCTTATCCTTATCGCAGATAGTCTATGTAGCTCAGGTACGCACaagtagaatcaaagaatttttttcctgatTTCTACGTAGTCGTCTTGGGCAATCTTGTTTCGACTCGACTACCGTTCGCTTTAGCCACGGCGTCAGTCTTTGCTCTAGTGAGCAAGAGAAACGATTCTAAAAGTTTAGTTTCATTTTGAGTTTTCACTACAGGGAGATCCCAGTCTCGTTCGTTTTTGCTATCGATCTTTGACAGAGCTCATAAGCTATAGCGAAGAGAGTACAGGCTATTACGACTAGTCGTTCTATAATCTCATACATATCCTTTGATAAAGATGAACAATTCGTTGGACGGCAAATCGTAGAAGTAAAGGACTTCATTCCGGCTTGCATCGGTTCACTCAAATCGGGTACAAAAATAGTCAAAAGTCTCTGGGGTGCTCTCATCACGATCACATTCTAGACGAAGTGGCTTCTTTATCGGTCACGATTCTAGGCTTACTTTCCGAACGAGGTGATACGGATTAACTCATTGGAATATTGGactattcattttttttcagacttGGGTATCAGTGACATAGCCGCTGTTCCGACCGTTGTGAGATCGCTTCAATGTCTtctcgtctcgccgtcgaacggctccaacgtcgtcttgaaacGCGACGTCTATCAGACGCTTTTCGTTATGGCATACAAATCGCGTTAGTCTGATAGCagaattctctttccaagtgattctgttttttttcttgcagcgGAATTTAGTCGGCGAGTTCTCGCGTGCCGGCCACTGCTTCGTCACGTCGTTTCGTCTATTCAGTCCGAAGACGAGGCGCTGTGTCAATGGTCTTTTTCTCTGGTTCATCATTTAGCGTCAAAAGGTTTTTTTCCCCCCATAAATCATATGTAGAAGATTctcatttcttttgcttaGGTGAAGATGCTGTTGCCGTTCTATTGTCTGTCGACGACATTATAACGTCAGTTTCTACGCTTGCATCGTCAAATGATAGCGCCGTTGCTGGCGTTGCCGCCGAAACGATAGGATGTCTTTGCTCCAACGGTAGGAACTTAAAAATTTGTAATTTAGAAAACTTGATTTGTATTAGAAAAAGTCCTTGATTCGGATTATCAAGTTATTAAGGCTCTTCTGCGATTTGTTTCCTTGGATAACGAAGAACTTCAGTCCTGGGCAATATCTCAACTTCACTGTCTTTTATCCATGGGAGGAGGTAGTCTAGCTCTTTCCTTCTTCACTGTCATTTCCTAGTGTGGATTTTTGACTAGATAAAACCGTCAAAGAGACAGTGAGGGCCGGGGTTCTTCGCTATCTGCTTGATTCCACCTTCAAGGATATGGAAAAAGAGCAGGTTGGAAAAGCCGCTGCGAAAGTTCTCGTGACAATGGGATTTACCGGTGAGCGAAATTGTCTTCTAGATCGTAATTTCGCCTAGGGTTCCTTTTGAAAAGAtgaatcgttttctttttgtctgcACTCTGCTGATGGTCGCGCAAACGTGACGATCGACGGCAAGGAAGAATGCATTGACGGAAACGGGGTGAGCCTCTTTATTATCTTACTCAAAAAAAGGCATTCGTATGTGCCTTTGACTTTCTATTCAATTCGTGATGCACGTGCACTGTGTTTTGCAGTTAAACGTCGTCGTACTCGATTCCACGAGCTTTTGCGTTGTGAAACGAAGAAACTTCAGCACGGGCACGCAAACGTCGGAGTCTGACGACTTTACTGTTTTTTTGCGCTCTCTACCGAATGGCACTGTCATTCTAATCGTCTCGAAGGGAGATTCTGTCTCGTTCTTGACAGGCAAGAGAGACCACGAACCTCAAAACGCGAGAAAATGCTTTTTTTCGGCAGATGACGCGCTTCGTGAGCTACAACAGCTTACCTTTAACAAATTCGACACTCTCGGCAACAAATGCTCCTTTGTAGCACTAATAATAAAGGGTCGTCACTGTCAAATGAAAGTAGGTGAAATGGAGCCCGTGTCCCTAAATTATAAGCTAGAAATCGGTGAGAAAGAACGTAGAGAAGTTTTCTATTATATCAGTTGAACTTTTCCGAGGATAGGGTCCTTGGTTAATGAAATGGTTCAATGCCAGATCGTTGATCAGATAGTCGGCGAATTGCTCTCAGGCGCCAGCAGAATTACGGCGAAATTTTGTTCTGTAGGTGCTCAAAAATTCGTTGACTGATATAGAGAGATACCACCTGTCTAGGATCTGGCACTTCTTGACATTTTTGTTCGGAGCCGATTTCATCGTCAATACCTAGCTAATCGAAAGGACTTTGTACTCATGCTGCAAAAGCTCGTTAGGTAGAGGAACCATGCTAATTCTCCGACCTAATTCTCTAACTCTTTCCTGAGAGCAGGATTGAAGATACGGCGATTGATGTGAGTCAGGTAACGGTCTGTTTTTACGTGTCAAGCGTACTGCATTCTTTATCGGAAGACGGTGAGACTCATTTCTAACGCTCGCATCTTTTCCTCTCATGTTTATCTAGAGAACTTCTGCCATCACTTCGTTTCGTGTAAATTGCTAAACGCTCTAATCTCCTCCGTATTCAACCTCCTTCAAATTCGCCTTCGACATCGCGTCGAAATGGGAAGCggcagcagcggcggcaCCGGCTGCTCgctcgccgtttcgtcggcACTCGACGGCTCCGTCGCTCTCTTGGATCGAATTCCGTCGCGCCAACGAGACTCGGCTCCCTGCGTCATAACGTCAATTCGAgaccgattcgacgtcgcgtccgcgtcgtcgtctcgcgacgCAACGCCAAGTGGAACGGCTCCGATCGCCGTCAAGTCGTTGAGCATGAAACCGTCGCATTCAGTCGGCGAAATAGAGGAAGATGGCGAGGGTAAGACAAATCCTATAGCAACATTCTAGTTCAAGTCTTTccttcttttattttctaggTGTTGATGACGATGGTGAGTTTGCTTGCTGATGCTTTCGTGTGGGGGAGAAATCGCCGATTTCTTTTAGCTCTTTCTTCTGACGGTTCGTCGGTTATCGAAGAGCTCGAACGAACGTCGGCTGAAAGTCGCGCGTCTCAATCTCTTATCGATTACTATCACGAAGCGCACGACAACATTGAGTTCTTGACGTCGAATCTAATTCGGTATTTCGTCCTATCTCTCGCCAATTGCATTCACCTAACAAAACAATGTATGCACGCAAACAAAAACCAAGACTTCTTTTAAATCAAAGTCATTTATAGCTCCTGATAGCGTTAGTGGAGCGGCTGCTTATCATTGTCTCTGGTATCTTTTGATGGCGGCTCGGCCAGGCGCTTATCCTCCCTCTCTTTGGGTAAACCAGCTACGCAGCAGCTTGGTGTGGTGCGTTCATTTGATATTTAAAGATTTCTGTGGAGCGAGCTCTGTGCGAAATGTCACTGATTGGTATATATAACCTGCTTGATCCGGTTGAGTTTGAAAGTAAAACGTTGCCTCAGaggcgaaagaagagaatgtCGACTGGGTTGAACTGAAGAGCGATAGGAAAGACATTATTACTATTGCTAGTGATAGGATGAAGGTGCGGAATAATCACGCGAGACAAATAGAATACATTATTTTATTAAAGGTTCGGAATGAAAGTTGGACTTTTGAGACCGTAATAGCGAATCGCTCTGTTGGATTTTCATCTGACGTTACAGGGTGGTATTACGAGGCGAGTTTAGAGATCAAAGTGTTAATAGTATAGCTATCATTTGCGCGTAGGCAACTCTGAATACGAGTGGAATAATGCAAATAGGTTGGGCAAGTCCAAAAGCAACGTTTCGTCCGGAGAAAGGTTTTACCTCGATATAGAATAATCGTACTGATCATGCCAGACTTGCAACCGTTCAGGAATTGGCGTGGGAAATTGCAATTTTTCTCACGCATTTGACGGTGGAAGAGGCCAAGCGTGGAACAGTCAACCCAAAGTAGGACTGTACATATACACACACTCTGACTGTACTCTACACTCCACTATACAAAGGTGCATCTTGGTGGAAAGGATTATGGCAAGAGATGGCAGGAAGGCGACGTTCTTAGCTGCCTACTCGACAGGTTTAGAGGCGAATTTTTCATGGACTCAAAAAAGTGTGTGGTGTTTTGCAGTACGGGAACCGTCTCGTTTTGGTTGAACGGGGAGAATCTTGGAGAAGCATTTCAAGGTATGTAGACACTGCCCGCGCAATTTAGAACTTCCAAACATCGACTAGGTATTGACACGGACGACGTGTGGCATCCTGCTCTATCATTATGCACGGAGCAGCAGTGCAGCCTAAATTTTGGCTACGAACCTCTTCGGTCAGTATGACAGTATCCTCTGCTAGTTGAAACACGATTTTTACAGCTACGAGCCACCGGAAGGATTCAAGTCTGTTTCAGCAGCGGCTGTCTACGATGACGTGGTAGTAGAAGGGGAAATTGAGTCGACAGCGACTGGTTTGCGTTCTACTGGCTCTCGTTTGCTCTAGTAACAAATGCTTTAGGAAATTACATAATTGAAATCTCGGAAGACGCGTTTGCTTCTGATGGAAGCATTTTTACAGCACCGTCttctattgattatttttacGAGATCGTTATAGTCCATACTGGACCTAAGAAGTGAGAATACTGTAGCTCTTTCTCGCCTGTTTGCATCAGAGTTATTTCTAGACAAATCTGGATTGGATTTCGCGAGTCGTTTGGACAACAAGTAGAGTTTTATTTCTTTAAAATTTCGCCGCTGATTTTTCATGCAGGTGCTATTTTCTTTACCATCGAATGTCCTGGCACGAGGAACGGTGATTGGCTGTGGGCTGGCGCTCTCTCCTCCCTCCATCTTCCTAACAGTGAACGGCAACGTAAAAGGTACAACCCTATATGGGCACACCCGACACTTTAGCGTCAATCAATGCAATGTAGGAATGCAGCACCACAACGTATCATTTTCTAGCACGTCCCCCTCTGTGTTCCCAACGTTCAGCATTCCTCGCGTTTCACTCAATCTAGGCCAGTACCCATTTGACTACGAAAAAGCGAACAGAGAGGCAGCGAGGACAAAAACACTGCAAAACTTGCTAGTCACGGGTAAAATGCGGGACTCAGCAATCAACGCGGACTAATGCGCAATGAAAATCTCAACGCGCCGCCGCTTGGCATGCGTCACTGCACCCGAAATGCGCATGTCTAACAAACAGTAAACTAACCTGTGATGGCACCTGTGATGTCGCTCGTGGCCGCGTTTCGAGTTCTCTGCTTTTGCGctctgttttctttgctgaACGGTACCTCTAGACCGCTGTGACTTCACGCCAACATCAGCTTACTGTTCACGTAGCCTCGTACAGTCCCTGTTGCACGTTTCCGTGCAAGAACGGGGGAGTTTGCATCGAAGATGCGTCCACAGTCGACGGCGGTTACTTTTGCGACTGCGAAACGACCGGCTACTACGGAACTCACTGCGAAAACGGTAGAAGACAAAAAGCAAGCCTCGTGCATTCTTCTAACGGGAAGGGAGGATCTCGTGTTTAGCTTTCTGGGATACGTGGATTTCCGACCTTCTAAGACCCTCAATGGAATTCATGGATTGGCTGCGAGGTCATTATTATCCCCTATGGTACGTAGTCAATAACGTGAAGTGGATGAGAGACGCTGTTCAGCGGTTAGTAGTTCGAAAGAGCATCAAAGTCGGGCTCCTACCACCCCAATGGTCAACCTTGACCGATTATAAATCCATTCCAACGAACGACAATGCATCCTATTTTGCCCTGGTCTTACCACCAGTTCCCAAAAATTGTCCAACCGTCGTTGGAACGAAGGGACGCGAGAATTTCCCTTCTGTGGACGAGATTGTCGAAAAGCTATTCAAGCGAACGAAATTCATTCCCGAACCGAGTCGAACTAGTTTGCTTTTGCCGATTTGGGGCCAGCACTTTTCTCATCAATTTCTCAAAACGATTCCAGACGGCGATGCCCGTTTGACGGAGTCGGCACATCACGCCGACATGAGCCACGTCTACGGGGACACCCTCGAACAACAGGCGGCAATTCGAACATTCAAGGACGGACGACTGAAATCCCAAGTATATCTAAATTAGGCatctaagaagaaaaattaataattttatcTAATTAAGATTATTGATGGAGAAGAATGGCCGCCTTATACAGAAGACGCGCCCGTGAAATTGAGAGTAAAAGTAGTCGACATGcccgaagaaaaaaatttcgctcTCGCTCACCCCTCCTTTGGGCTCTTTCCCGGTCTCCTAGCATTATCCACTATATGGCTAAGAGAGCACAATCGCGTCGTAGGTCTCCTCCAAAAGGATCATCCCAATTGGGATGACGAACGTCTTTATCAGACGGGCCGAATGATAAGTGTAGTCACTCAACTTCGCATAACGATCAACCAATATCTCGCTCAGCTAGGCGGCGGTTATTTCAAATTTAAATTCGATCCGTTTCTCATGCACGGTACGGAGTTTCCGTACGGGGCGAACCGAATAGCGGCGGAATTTTATATTCTCTATCATTGGCACGCTCTCTTGCCGGACGTTTATAGAATCGGCGATACCGATTATCCCGCGGAGAATCTTACTCGTCACGTGGGTCTTCTTCTAAAGCACGGGCTTCGCACGTTTTTCGAGTCCGTCTCTAAGCAAATATGCGGTAAACCGTCTCATTCGAATTTCGGTAAGGAAGCCCAGGCAGTAGCGAAAAAAGTTTTGAAACAAATGCGTCATTTTCGCATCCAGCCGTTGAATCGCTATCGCGAACTGTTGAGTCTAAAGCCGTTTGAAAACTTCGAAGAGATGACCGGAGAGACGGAGGTTGCTCGTGTAGCGCGCGAAGTGTACGGCGACATCGACGCcgttgaattttttccgGGTATCATGTTGGAGCAGACGAAACCTTGGGGACTTTTTAGTACCACGTTGAGTCACCTGGGAATCGTGTGCGCCGCGCAGGGTCTTTTTAGCGACATCTTATTTTCTCCCAAGTGGTGGAGGCCTTCGACGTACGGCGGCAAGATCGGTTGGAAAATTGTCAATACCGAAGTAACGGTTCAGGAGTTTATTTGTCGCAATATCGAAGGCGACTGTCCCGAGCTACAGTTTGAGGCTCCTGAAAATGATTACGTAGATCCACATCGTAATCATGATGAACTCTAAAAAATAGATATTCTACTGGAGCGTGTCATAATGCAGTAGACTATTGAACTTGAGTAGAAACAGGCGCTTGAATCGATTATTAGAATTGAGATCAACTACCGGATCTAATCAACTACCGCATCCAATGTGACACTGACTGAAGAGTAAGGAATGAAAAGCTTGTCTCTTAAATTGTGTGCAGTGGCAAGTGCGGCTTCTTGCGTGATTATCTGTTGGGTGCCGTGCGTGATCTTTTTCGGCTGGCAGAGGGGAACGAGTGGAATCGTCATTTCTGATCTGGTACACCGTATTTGCTTTTACCGATCTATTCCGTATTGTGCGTCTAAGGGCAACTCCAGTTGTGATTACTCGATCGCGATCAATTTGTCGGCGGTGCTTGCTAATGCTTCTCCACAGCTTCGCCTCGCTTTGATAGGAATTGCCGGTGGACGAGAAGTACTTCATCTCAACGCTGTACAACTGAGAACAGCATACGCGATCTTGGGAACTGACGATTTTCCTTTACCTGAAAACCTAACGCTTTCCCCGGAACAAGTGTCtggtcttcttcgtctgctaTCACCCACTTCTCAATCAATCCTTCTCGGTATTGCTTCACTTAGCTAATAAACCCTAATTGCAATTCTATTATTGACAGATGGCGTCAATTTGACATGCAACACAGATATGACTctcaacgacgaacgacgctgCTGCTACTACTCTTGTAAGACTTGGGAATGGCTAGATAACTCTTTTACCGTTGCTGACGACGCTCTCTTCTGGATTACGCTTGTGCTCGGAATACTGTCTCTACTCTTGACTGCACTACTGACAGTCAAAGCAAATTCAAGGTGAGCTACAGCGTAGGTCTGAGTATAAATTGTTTAGAGTTTAGAATGCATCACATATAGGAGAAAATTTCCTTTACTCACAACAGCATGGTACGTTTTACTCTGCTTGATTACTCCAAGTGAGTCAAAAACGCGTCCTTGGCTTCATTCGTCGTATTCAGCCAATCGTGTTTCTCTCTCAGCCTTAGTTGAAACTGCTGGAAGAATTATGGGTAGAAATAGGGCAATATGCTGCGGCAAAGATGACGTGTTTGAGGTTCTAGATAAAAGCGATTGCCTATACTCCATTGTTTACGGTACATGCCATTCTGAGCGCGTATGATATCAAAAGgcgtttcttctgttttaggCATAGTAGAGCGATGGTTGCACCTAGCCGCAATCTTCTGGCTGGCGTGTGGGTTTTTTGACTTGTGGTTCATACTTGCTCTGCTGAAAGGAGACGTATTTGATCGCTGGTCCAGGCAGATTCACGTCGCTCAGTTTGTCGGCGTTTGGAGCTTAAGCGCTCTGATAACCCTGATCCCATTGAAGGAACAAGTGCTTACTCTAGCGCTTCTCTTGGTTTTTCGCGCGTCGGTACAACGGGTGACTTGGGCTATTACACCGCTACACTGCCTTTACAGTTGGTCACATCACTTCTTGGGCTTATCCTACCTCATCTCGTCTACACACTTCGAAAGAGGGTACGAAGACTGTCACATGAATTTACAGTATATCACCGCATTGATACATAATAGAGCATTGAGAGAAAAGTGCTGATGGCTAATTCGGAGGAAACAAAGTCTGATGTTCACGTTCGTCAGCTGAAGGACGTAGATCGTCGCTTCCTTTATCTTctgatcttttttcttctaataTTCCTGATTCAGAT
The Oscarella lobularis chromosome 3, ooOscLobu1.1, whole genome shotgun sequence DNA segment above includes these coding regions:
- the LOC136184888 gene encoding uncharacterized protein isoform X2; translated protein: MEFFGSFAIGFVSAASFEVFRRAMGFKKGSIDSTDQRLPSEEILALATCSNHTLRRSAVKMLLEKGTEDTVLETILRNCASSDEEVKATAMRVLSLLIRKGERKIKLIQRNSVSTLCNFLCTNSDEFQWNDVVACREAKRSASSALISLLITNGDAVALTCVNHPGMLRFLQTTLASSLDRELMKWLILIADSLCSSVVLGNLVSTRLPFALATASVFALGDPSLVRFCYRSLTELISYSEENEQFVGRQIVEVKDFIPACIGSLKSDEVASLSVTILGLLSERDLGISDIAAVPTVVRSLQCLLVSPSNGSNVVLKRDVYQTLFVMAYKSPEFSRRVLACRPLLRHVVSSIQSEDEALCQWSFSLVHHLASKGEDAVAVLLSVDDIITSVSTLASSNDSAVAGVAAETIGCLCSNEKVLDSDYQVIKALLRFVSLDNEELQSWAISQLHCLLSMGGDKTVKETVRAGVLRYLLDSTFKDMEKEQVGKAAAKVLVTMGFTDESFSFCLHSADGRANVTIDGKEECIDGNGLNVVVLDSTSFCVVKRRNFSTGTQTSESDDFTVFLRSLPNGTVILIVSKGDSVSFLTDDALRELQQLTFNKFDTLGNKCSFVALIIKGRHCQMKVGEMEPVSLNYKLEIGSLVNEMVQCQIVDQIVGELLSGASRITAKFCSDLALLDIFVRSRFHRQYLANRKDFVLMLQKLVRIEDTAIDVSQVTVCFYVSSVLHSLSEDENFCHHFVSCKLLNALISSVFNLLQIRLRHRVEMGSGSSGGTGCSLAVSSALDGSVALLDRIPSRQRDSAPCVITSIRDRFDVASASSSRDATPSGTAPIAVKSLSMKPSHSVGEIEEDGEGVDDDALSSDGSSVIEELERTSAESRASQSLIDYYHEAHDNIEFLTSNLIRYFVLSLANCIHLTKQSPDSVSGAAAYHCLWYLLMAARPGAYPPSLWISVERALCEMSLIEAKEENVDWVELKSDRKDIITIASDRMKVRNESWTFETVIANRSVGFSSDVTGWYYEATLNTSGIMQIGWASPKATFRPEKGIGVGNCNFSHAFDGGRGQAWNSQPKVHLGGKDYGKRWQEGDVLSCLLDSTGTVSFWLNGENLGEAFQGIDTDDVWHPALSLCTEQQCSLNFGYEPLRYEPPEGFKSVSAAAVYDDVVVEGEIESTATGNYIIEISEDAFASDGSIFTAPSSIDYFYEIVIVHTGPKKQIWIGFRESFGQQVLFSLPSNVLARGTVIGCGLALSPPSIFLTVNGNVKGMQHHNVSFSSTSPSVFPTFSIPRVSLNLGQYPFDYEKANREAARTKTLQNLLVTGKMRDSAINAD
- the LOC136184888 gene encoding uncharacterized protein isoform X1, encoding MEFFGSFAIGFVSAASFEVFRRAMGFKKGSIDSTDQPLGLPSEEILALATCSNHTLRRSAVKMLLEKGTEDTVLETILRNCASSDEEVKATAMRVLSLLIRKGERKIKLIQRNSVSTLCNFLCTNSDEFQWNDVVACREAKRSASSALISLLITNGDAVALTCVNHPGMLRFLQTTLASSLDRELMKWLILIADSLCSSVVLGNLVSTRLPFALATASVFALGDPSLVRFCYRSLTELISYSEENEQFVGRQIVEVKDFIPACIGSLKSDEVASLSVTILGLLSERDLGISDIAAVPTVVRSLQCLLVSPSNGSNVVLKRDVYQTLFVMAYKSPEFSRRVLACRPLLRHVVSSIQSEDEALCQWSFSLVHHLASKGEDAVAVLLSVDDIITSVSTLASSNDSAVAGVAAETIGCLCSNEKVLDSDYQVIKALLRFVSLDNEELQSWAISQLHCLLSMGGDKTVKETVRAGVLRYLLDSTFKDMEKEQVGKAAAKVLVTMGFTDESFSFCLHSADGRANVTIDGKEECIDGNGLNVVVLDSTSFCVVKRRNFSTGTQTSESDDFTVFLRSLPNGTVILIVSKGDSVSFLTDDALRELQQLTFNKFDTLGNKCSFVALIIKGRHCQMKVGEMEPVSLNYKLEIGSLVNEMVQCQIVDQIVGELLSGASRITAKFCSDLALLDIFVRSRFHRQYLANRKDFVLMLQKLVRIEDTAIDVSQVTVCFYVSSVLHSLSEDENFCHHFVSCKLLNALISSVFNLLQIRLRHRVEMGSGSSGGTGCSLAVSSALDGSVALLDRIPSRQRDSAPCVITSIRDRFDVASASSSRDATPSGTAPIAVKSLSMKPSHSVGEIEEDGEGVDDDALSSDGSSVIEELERTSAESRASQSLIDYYHEAHDNIEFLTSNLIRYFVLSLANCIHLTKQSPDSVSGAAAYHCLWYLLMAARPGAYPPSLWISVERALCEMSLIEAKEENVDWVELKSDRKDIITIASDRMKVRNESWTFETVIANRSVGFSSDVTGWYYEATLNTSGIMQIGWASPKATFRPEKGIGVGNCNFSHAFDGGRGQAWNSQPKVHLGGKDYGKRWQEGDVLSCLLDSTGTVSFWLNGENLGEAFQGIDTDDVWHPALSLCTEQQCSLNFGYEPLRYEPPEGFKSVSAAAVYDDVVVEGEIESTATGNYIIEISEDAFASDGSIFTAPSSIDYFYEIVIVHTGPKKQIWIGFRESFGQQVLFSLPSNVLARGTVIGCGLALSPPSIFLTVNGNVKGMQHHNVSFSSTSPSVFPTFSIPRVSLNLGQYPFDYEKANREAARTKTLQNLLVTGKMRDSAINAD
- the LOC136184896 gene encoding prostaglandin G/H synthase 2-like is translated as MAPVMSLVAAFRVLCFCALFSLLNASYSPCCTFPCKNGGVCIEDASTVDGGYFCDCETTGYYGTHCENAFWDTWISDLLRPSMEFMDWLRGHYYPLWYVVNNVKWMRDAVQRLVVRKSIKVGLLPPQWSTLTDYKSIPTNDNASYFALVLPPVPKNCPTVVGTKGRENFPSVDEIVEKLFKRTKFIPEPSRTSLLLPIWGQHFSHQFLKTIPDGDARLTESAHHADMSHVYGDTLEQQAAIRTFKDGRLKSQIIDGEEWPPYTEDAPVKLRVKVVDMPEEKNFALAHPSFGLFPGLLALSTIWLREHNRVVGLLQKDHPNWDDERLYQTGRMISVVTQLRITINQYLAQLGGGYFKFKFDPFLMHGTEFPYGANRIAAEFYILYHWHALLPDVYRIGDTDYPAENLTRHVGLLLKHGLRTFFESVSKQICGKPSHSNFGKEAQAVAKKVLKQMRHFRIQPLNRYRELLSLKPFENFEEMTGETEVARVAREVYGDIDAVEFFPGIMLEQTKPWGLFSTTLSHLGIVCAAQGLFSDILFSPKWWRPSTYGGKIGWKIVNTEVTVQEFICRNIEGDCPELQFEAPENDYVDPHRNHDEL